One Defluviimonas aquaemixtae DNA window includes the following coding sequences:
- a CDS encoding class I SAM-dependent methyltransferase has translation MSGDDDAGAAPSDDLKYTRRRQVDSHPKALLDARHTAGGVLLPNRLALLDRMPKDAVVAEIGVAGGEFTAEILDRTAPSRLHLIDAWDTERYATCEAEVRARFAGEIARGQVRLDKGRSTDMLATFDPVYFDWVYLDTSHTFAMTAEELSLCDRVVRPGGFIAGHDFCTGNVVTPVVYGVIPAVNEFCLSHGWRYDSVTLESHGHFSFCIRRL, from the coding sequence ATGAGCGGGGACGACGACGCAGGCGCTGCGCCTTCGGATGATCTGAAATACACCCGACGCAGGCAGGTCGACAGCCACCCAAAAGCGCTGCTCGATGCGCGCCACACAGCGGGCGGCGTTCTCCTCCCGAACCGGCTGGCGCTGCTCGATCGGATGCCCAAGGATGCGGTGGTGGCCGAGATCGGCGTCGCGGGCGGAGAGTTCACGGCCGAGATCCTCGACCGAACCGCCCCGTCCCGGCTGCACCTGATCGACGCATGGGACACCGAGCGCTACGCCACGTGCGAGGCGGAGGTGCGCGCACGTTTCGCGGGCGAGATCGCACGCGGGCAGGTCCGGCTCGACAAGGGCAGGTCGACTGACATGCTCGCCACCTTCGATCCGGTCTATTTCGACTGGGTCTATCTCGACACCAGCCATACATTTGCGATGACCGCAGAGGAACTCTCGCTGTGCGACCGCGTCGTCAGGCCCGGCGGATTCATCGCCGGACACGACTTCTGCACCGGCAATGTCGTGACACCGGTCGTCTATGGCGTGATCCCGGCCGTCAACGAGTTCTGCCTTTCACACGGATGGCGTTACGACAGCGTGACGCTCGAAAGCCACGGGCATTTCTCGTTCTGTATACGCCGTCTGTGA
- a CDS encoding ABC transporter substrate-binding protein — protein MLDHLKRSAAALALTAGMAFAAEDTITLGMALEPPGLDPTAGAAAAIDEVVYANIFEGLTRFGPDGAVRPALATSWDIEEDGKIYVFHLQDGVTFHDGTAMDGEDVKFSLDRARAEDSANAQKALFAGIEAVEVVDPLTVKVTLSSADGSFPFNMAWGDAVIVAPESIDGAATNPVGTGPFRFSSWTQGDRVEIERNPDYWGEPVALSKATFRFISDPTAAFAAMMAEDVDAFPNFPAPETLAQLAADPRFKVIVGSTEGETILAMNNKQPPLDDVRVREAIAHAINRQDIIDGAMFGYGTPIGTHFAPHNPDYVDLIGLSDYDPERSKELLEEAGVSDLKLRLALPPPTYARRGGEIIAAQLATVGIATEITNVEWAQWLEQVFKGKDFDLTIVSHTEPADINIYARPDYYFQYAKQDFVALMDKLTVTTDAAERSAILKDAQEMIANDYVNGFLFQLAKTGVANARIEGLWENSPTQANDLTAVRWVD, from the coding sequence ATGCTCGACCATCTGAAAAGGAGCGCCGCGGCGCTCGCGCTCACAGCCGGCATGGCTTTCGCCGCCGAGGACACGATCACGCTCGGCATGGCGCTCGAACCGCCGGGGCTCGACCCGACCGCGGGCGCCGCGGCCGCGATCGACGAGGTGGTGTACGCCAACATATTCGAGGGGCTGACGCGGTTCGGCCCGGACGGCGCGGTCCGCCCGGCGCTCGCGACAAGCTGGGACATCGAGGAGGACGGCAAGATCTATGTCTTCCACTTGCAGGACGGCGTGACCTTTCACGACGGAACCGCGATGGACGGCGAGGACGTGAAGTTCTCGCTCGACCGGGCGCGGGCCGAAGACAGCGCGAACGCGCAGAAGGCGCTCTTCGCCGGGATCGAGGCGGTCGAGGTCGTGGATCCTCTGACTGTGAAGGTGACGCTCTCCTCCGCCGACGGCAGCTTCCCCTTCAATATGGCCTGGGGCGACGCGGTCATCGTCGCGCCCGAGTCGATCGACGGCGCCGCGACCAATCCCGTCGGCACCGGGCCGTTCAGGTTTTCGAGTTGGACCCAAGGCGACCGGGTGGAGATCGAACGCAATCCCGACTACTGGGGCGAGCCGGTCGCGCTCTCCAAGGCCACATTTCGCTTCATCTCCGATCCGACCGCCGCCTTCGCCGCGATGATGGCCGAGGATGTCGACGCCTTCCCGAACTTCCCCGCTCCCGAGACCCTGGCACAGCTCGCCGCCGACCCTCGCTTCAAGGTCATCGTCGGCTCGACCGAGGGCGAGACGATCCTGGCGATGAACAACAAGCAGCCGCCCTTGGACGACGTGCGCGTACGCGAGGCGATCGCGCACGCGATCAATCGTCAGGACATAATCGACGGTGCGATGTTTGGCTACGGCACGCCGATCGGCACCCATTTCGCGCCGCACAATCCCGACTATGTCGATCTGATCGGGCTTTCCGACTACGATCCCGAACGATCGAAAGAACTTCTCGAAGAAGCCGGTGTTAGCGACCTGAAGCTGCGACTTGCCCTACCGCCGCCCACCTATGCACGGCGCGGCGGAGAGATCATCGCGGCACAGCTTGCCACGGTTGGCATCGCAACCGAGATTACTAATGTCGAATGGGCGCAGTGGCTGGAGCAGGTCTTCAAGGGCAAGGATTTCGACCTCACCATCGTCAGCCATACCGAGCCTGCCGACATCAACATTTACGCCCGGCCCGATTACTACTTCCAGTACGCCAAGCAGGACTTCGTGGCCTTGATGGACAAGCTTACGGTGACAACGGATGCCGCCGAACGCTCCGCGATCCTCAAGGACGCGCAAGAGATGATTGCGAACGATTATGTCAATGGCTTCCTGTTCCAGCTTGCCAAGACGGGCGTGGCGAATGCAAGAATCGAGGGACTATGGGAAAATTCGCCCACCCAGGCCAACGACCTGACAGCCGTGCGTTGGGTCGACTAG
- a CDS encoding HD domain-containing protein yields the protein MSDIITRAEEFARNAHSGQTRKGAAMEPYVVHLEEVASFVRRHGGDSAAIAAAWLHDTVEDCDGVEPADIHHAFGADIAGVVAEVTDDKSLPKARRKELQIVTAPRKSGRAALVKLGDKTSNIRSVNRSRPVDWDFERCRTYVDWAEAVVAALPGGFCTARAELAVAIAETRRGIGA from the coding sequence ATGTCCGATATCATCACGCGCGCGGAGGAGTTCGCGCGCAACGCCCATTCCGGCCAGACGCGCAAGGGCGCAGCTATGGAACCCTATGTCGTCCACCTCGAAGAGGTCGCGTCCTTCGTGCGCCGGCACGGGGGCGACAGCGCGGCCATCGCGGCGGCTTGGCTGCACGACACGGTCGAGGATTGCGACGGCGTTGAGCCTGCCGACATCCACCACGCGTTCGGCGCAGACATCGCGGGGGTCGTGGCCGAGGTTACGGATGACAAGTCCCTGCCGAAGGCCCGGCGCAAGGAGCTTCAGATCGTGACTGCACCTCGGAAGTCGGGGCGCGCGGCGCTCGTTAAACTCGGCGACAAGACTTCAAACATCCGCTCCGTGAATCGGTCGCGGCCCGTAGACTGGGATTTCGAGCGCTGCCGGACCTATGTCGACTGGGCCGAGGCAGTGGTAGCGGCGCTGCCCGGTGGCTTCTGCACTGCCCGGGCGGAGTTGGCGGTCGCGATCGCCGAAACGCGGCGCGGGATCGGGGCCTGA
- a CDS encoding cupin domain-containing protein, producing MSTFLHLSPDAAEAERDRPSPDKVISGDPRFTTWNLEERDGLYCGIWEATPGKWRIAYEEWEYCRILSGRSVITDAEGVEHALRPGDSFILRPGFTGTWEVIETTRKDYVIRL from the coding sequence ATGTCCACCTTCCTCCACCTGTCCCCCGACGCCGCAGAGGCCGAACGCGACCGGCCCTCCCCCGACAAGGTGATCTCCGGCGATCCGCGCTTCACGACCTGGAACCTGGAGGAGCGCGACGGCCTCTACTGCGGCATCTGGGAGGCGACGCCCGGCAAGTGGCGCATCGCGTACGAGGAATGGGAATACTGCCGTATCCTTTCGGGCCGCTCGGTCATCACCGACGCCGAAGGGGTGGAACATGCGCTCCGCCCCGGCGACAGTTTCATTCTCCGACCCGGCTTCACTGGCACATGGGAGGTAATCGAGACGACGCGCAAGGACTACGTCATTCGCCTCTGA
- a CDS encoding L,D-transpeptidase, producing the protein MPVSLRALSRIRSATILPVILLIAACGGQPEVTRAPVAAEPLRGYEAVQDGDILIPEVHPGYTNEHNRRIRVAWTGAEGPGTIVVDPWARWLYYVEEGGTAIRYGIAVGREGRGFRGNAVIKRKEEWPFWRPTANMIRTEPEHYAQFADGLEGGLDNPLGARALYLYRGGRDTKYRIHGTNASQTIGRRTSAGCIRLFNQDALDLYQRAPMGTPVVVRTPEESLAIEGAFVELENGYLVPEGSLEAEEFYQRQSVATAEASDIFTQIN; encoded by the coding sequence ATGCCCGTTTCGCTGCGCGCCCTCAGCCGCATCCGCTCGGCAACCATTCTGCCTGTCATCCTGCTTATCGCCGCCTGCGGCGGGCAGCCCGAGGTCACACGCGCGCCGGTTGCCGCCGAACCGTTGCGAGGATATGAGGCCGTTCAGGATGGCGACATCCTGATCCCCGAAGTCCACCCGGGCTATACGAACGAACACAACCGCCGGATCCGCGTTGCCTGGACGGGCGCCGAAGGACCCGGCACGATCGTCGTCGATCCTTGGGCGCGTTGGCTCTACTATGTCGAGGAGGGCGGAACGGCGATCCGTTACGGCATCGCCGTCGGGCGCGAGGGCCGCGGCTTCCGCGGCAATGCCGTCATCAAGCGCAAGGAAGAGTGGCCATTCTGGCGGCCCACCGCCAACATGATCCGGACCGAGCCCGAACACTACGCCCAGTTCGCCGACGGGCTCGAGGGTGGTCTCGACAACCCCTTGGGTGCCCGAGCGCTCTATCTTTACCGGGGCGGGAGAGACACGAAGTACCGTATCCACGGCACTAATGCGTCCCAGACGATCGGGCGTAGGACTTCGGCGGGCTGCATCCGGCTCTTCAACCAGGATGCGCTCGACCTCTATCAGCGTGCACCCATGGGCACGCCGGTCGTCGTGCGCACGCCTGAAGAGTCGCTTGCCATCGAAGGGGCTTTCGTCGAACTCGAGAACGGCTACCTAGTGCCTGAAGGGTCGCTTGAAGCCGAGGAATTCTATCAGCGCCAGTCCGTGGCCACGGCGGAGGCGTCTGATATTTTCACCCAGATCAATTGA
- a CDS encoding aminopeptidase P family protein, with amino-acid sequence MATRPQQYRFHQGEKVLPFAASEYDARLGGLRAIMDAQGVEAVVLTSMHNIAYYSGFLYCAFGRPYALVVTATEDVTISAGIDAAQPWRRSHGDNVTYTDWQRDNYWRAILSVTGSGKVVGYEGDHLTLLQSEKLKSFLSPSKLVDIAPTTMKQRMHKSAAEIALITHGANVADVGGYAIREAVKAGVREIDVAMAGRDAMELEIAKRFPDAEYRDTWVWFQSGINTDGAHNPVTGRQLQVGDILSLNTFPMISGYYTALERTMFVREVDDASLNIWEANVAAHELGMSLLKPGVSCAEVTAKVNDFFAERDLLQYRTFGYGHSFGVLSHYYGREAGLELREDIDTVLEPGMVISMEPMLTIPEGQPGAGGYREHDILVITEEGNEDITKYPYGPEFNTVG; translated from the coding sequence ATGGCGACACGTCCGCAGCAATACCGGTTTCACCAGGGCGAGAAGGTTCTGCCCTTCGCTGCATCGGAATATGACGCAAGGCTCGGCGGGCTGCGCGCGATCATGGATGCGCAGGGGGTCGAGGCGGTGGTGCTCACCTCGATGCACAACATCGCCTATTATTCGGGGTTCCTCTATTGCGCGTTCGGGCGGCCTTATGCGCTCGTCGTCACCGCGACCGAGGATGTGACGATCAGCGCGGGCATCGATGCGGCCCAGCCGTGGCGGCGGTCACATGGAGACAACGTCACCTACACCGACTGGCAGCGCGACAACTACTGGCGCGCGATCCTGTCGGTGACCGGTTCGGGCAAAGTGGTCGGCTATGAGGGCGATCATCTGACGCTTTTGCAGTCGGAAAAGCTCAAGTCGTTCCTGTCGCCGTCGAAACTGGTCGATATCGCGCCCACCACGATGAAGCAGCGGATGCACAAGTCGGCCGCCGAGATCGCGCTGATCACGCATGGCGCCAATGTCGCCGACGTGGGCGGCTACGCCATCCGCGAGGCGGTGAAGGCCGGCGTGCGCGAGATCGACGTCGCGATGGCGGGACGTGACGCGATGGAGCTGGAGATCGCCAAACGCTTTCCAGATGCCGAGTACCGCGACACCTGGGTCTGGTTCCAGTCGGGGATCAACACCGACGGGGCGCACAACCCGGTCACGGGACGTCAGTTGCAAGTGGGCGATATCCTCAGCCTCAACACTTTCCCGATGATCTCGGGCTACTACACGGCGCTGGAGCGGACGATGTTCGTGCGCGAGGTGGACGACGCGTCCTTGAATATCTGGGAGGCGAACGTTGCGGCGCATGAACTCGGCATGAGCCTTCTGAAGCCGGGCGTCTCCTGCGCCGAGGTGACGGCGAAGGTCAACGACTTCTTCGCCGAGCGCGACCTGCTGCAGTACCGGACCTTCGGCTATGGCCATTCGTTTGGTGTTCTCAGCCACTACTATGGCCGCGAGGCGGGGCTGGAACTGCGCGAGGACATCGACACGGTGCTGGAGCCCGGCATGGTGATATCAATGGAGCCGATGCTGACGATCCCAGAAGGCCAGCCGGGCGCCGGGGGCTACCGCGAGCATGACATCCTCGTCATTACCGAGGAGGGCAACGAGGACATCACCAAGTATCCCTACGGGCCCGAGTTCAACACCGTCGGCTGA
- a CDS encoding ABC transporter permease has product MIRYLLRRLLSLGLSLVVASLVIFAVIEIVPGDPASYMLGLNASEDTVAALRDRLGLNAAPPVRYWTWITGMIQGDFGQSYTYKVPVSQLVAERLAVSAPLAAFALALAVVIAFPAGLVAAARRGQVTDAAVMGATQVGIALPNFWFAMLLVLAFALHWRLFPAGGFPGWEGGVGQGLRALTLPAFALALPQAAILARVLRSALIETLGQDYIRTARAKGLTRGQAILRHALRNAMIPVLTILGMQFSFLLAGAIIIENVFYLPGLGRLIFQAITQRDLIVVESVVMILVFAVILVTFLVDLAYAAIDPRLRKRV; this is encoded by the coding sequence ATGATCCGCTATCTCCTCAGACGCCTCCTCTCGCTCGGCCTGAGCCTCGTCGTGGCGAGCCTCGTCATCTTCGCCGTGATCGAGATCGTCCCCGGCGACCCCGCCTCCTACATGCTCGGCCTGAATGCGAGCGAGGACACGGTCGCCGCCCTCCGCGACCGCCTCGGCCTGAACGCCGCCCCGCCCGTCCGCTACTGGACCTGGATCACCGGCATGATCCAGGGCGATTTCGGACAGTCCTACACCTACAAGGTGCCGGTTTCCCAGCTGGTGGCCGAACGCCTCGCCGTTTCGGCGCCGCTTGCCGCCTTTGCGCTGGCGCTCGCTGTCGTCATCGCCTTTCCCGCCGGCCTCGTTGCCGCCGCGCGCAGAGGCCAGGTCACCGACGCCGCCGTCATGGGCGCGACCCAGGTCGGCATCGCGCTGCCGAATTTCTGGTTCGCGATGCTCCTCGTCCTCGCCTTCGCGCTCCACTGGCGCCTCTTCCCGGCAGGCGGCTTCCCCGGGTGGGAGGGCGGCGTCGGCCAAGGCCTCCGCGCCCTTACCCTTCCTGCCTTCGCGCTCGCGCTGCCGCAGGCGGCGATCCTCGCCCGCGTGCTGCGCTCGGCGCTGATCGAGACGCTGGGCCAGGACTACATCCGCACCGCCCGCGCCAAGGGGCTGACGCGGGGCCAGGCGATCCTGCGTCACGCGCTCCGCAATGCCATGATCCCTGTCCTAACCATCCTCGGCATGCAGTTCTCCTTCCTCCTCGCGGGCGCCATCATCATCGAGAACGTCTTCTACCTGCCCGGCCTCGGGCGGCTCATCTTCCAGGCCATCACCCAGCGCGACCTCATCGTGGTTGAGAGCGTCGTGATGATCCTCGTCTTCGCCGTCATCCTCGTCACCTTCCTCGTCGACCTCGCCTATGCCGCGATCGATCCGCGCCTGAGGAAGCGCGTATGA
- a CDS encoding NADH:flavin oxidoreductase/NADH oxidase family protein has product MDRFMENHHYATLFQPLELPCGTVLKNRIAKSAMSDSLGDGRGDPTDAQIRLYERWAEGGLAVSIIGEVQGNPNFAEKPGNLVLRSDSDLRRFQTLARRGSANRAQLWLQLGHAGAMAHPPISDPKGPSALDIPGLICSALTQDEVRALPSEFARTARLAKDLGFGGVQVHAAHGFLLSQFLSPLFNRRDDKHGGSIANRMRLLLEVVDEVRGAVGPGFPTAIKLNATDQLEGGFDKKDALAVIAALDGTGIDLIDISGGTYFPGARSASDSAGTGPYFLDFAERARPLTRKPLMATGGFKTLQHATDAVARGSVDMVGLARALVLDPTLPNGWRSGTKGAPKFPRFSDPPEGGITAWYTMRLTELGEDREPADSTELEASIREYEDRDSDRISTWNARFRARRVSRPKVRLRK; this is encoded by the coding sequence ATGGATCGCTTCATGGAAAATCATCACTACGCAACACTGTTCCAACCGCTCGAATTGCCGTGCGGGACTGTCTTGAAGAACCGGATTGCCAAGTCGGCCATGTCGGATTCGCTGGGGGACGGTCGCGGCGATCCTACGGATGCACAAATCCGGCTCTACGAACGTTGGGCGGAAGGTGGGTTGGCCGTGTCGATTATTGGCGAGGTGCAGGGCAATCCGAACTTCGCCGAAAAGCCCGGAAATCTCGTTCTGCGATCGGATTCTGATCTGCGTCGTTTCCAAACCCTCGCCCGCAGGGGGTCTGCCAATAGAGCGCAGCTATGGCTTCAGCTTGGCCATGCAGGCGCGATGGCGCATCCTCCAATCAGCGATCCAAAAGGTCCGAGCGCGCTCGACATTCCCGGCCTGATCTGTTCGGCCCTGACCCAGGACGAGGTGCGCGCCCTGCCGTCCGAGTTTGCCCGGACAGCGCGCCTCGCCAAGGATCTTGGATTCGGCGGAGTTCAGGTCCACGCAGCCCACGGGTTTCTGTTGAGCCAGTTTCTCTCGCCTCTGTTCAACAGGCGGGATGACAAACATGGCGGGTCCATAGCGAACCGGATGCGACTGTTGCTTGAAGTCGTTGATGAGGTGCGCGGCGCTGTCGGCCCCGGCTTTCCAACCGCCATCAAGCTGAACGCGACCGATCAACTGGAAGGGGGCTTTGACAAGAAAGATGCCCTTGCAGTGATCGCGGCGTTGGATGGGACGGGGATCGATCTGATCGACATCAGCGGTGGAACCTACTTTCCCGGCGCGCGGTCCGCCTCAGACAGTGCGGGCACGGGGCCTTATTTCCTTGATTTTGCAGAACGCGCCCGGCCCCTGACCCGCAAGCCGCTAATGGCGACGGGTGGATTCAAAACCCTGCAGCACGCGACCGATGCAGTCGCCCGAGGCAGCGTTGACATGGTCGGCCTCGCGCGGGCACTCGTTCTCGACCCGACGCTTCCAAATGGGTGGCGGTCCGGCACGAAGGGTGCCCCCAAGTTCCCGAGGTTCTCTGACCCGCCCGAGGGCGGGATCACGGCTTGGTACACGATGCGACTGACAGAGCTTGGCGAAGATCGTGAACCAGCTGACTCAACGGAACTTGAGGCGTCGATCAGAGAATATGAGGATCGCGACAGCGACCGTATTTCCACATGGAACGCCCGCTTTCGGGCGAGACGTGTTTCCCGGCCCAAGGTGCGGCTGCGTAAATGA